In Hymenobacter gelipurpurascens, one DNA window encodes the following:
- a CDS encoding aldo/keto reductase → MKTRKLGTSGLEVSALGMGCMGLSFGLGQAAEIQHGIDVIRAAVERGITFFDTAQAYGPYTNEELVGQALAPFRDQVIIATKFGFALDATGAITGTDSRPENIRAVAEASLKRLRTDHIDLFYQHRVDPNVPIEDVAGTLKDLIQEGKVRHYGLSEAGADTIRKAHAVHPVAAVQNQYSIWTREPEAEVLPLCEELGIGFVPWGPLGTGFLTGTIDTNSKFDASTDLRANFPRFSQENIKANMPVVDMLRAMAKQKNATPVQIALAWLLAQGPSIVPIPGMDKVEYIDDNLKSVELELTTADLQEIDRQLSGIQVQGERLDAGLLSMSE, encoded by the coding sequence ATGAAAACGAGAAAACTTGGCACCAGCGGCCTGGAAGTATCCGCCCTGGGCATGGGCTGCATGGGCCTGAGCTTTGGCCTCGGCCAGGCGGCCGAAATCCAGCACGGCATTGACGTGATTCGCGCCGCTGTGGAGCGGGGCATCACCTTCTTCGACACCGCCCAGGCCTACGGCCCCTACACCAACGAGGAACTGGTGGGCCAGGCCCTGGCGCCCTTCCGCGACCAGGTCATCATTGCCACCAAGTTTGGCTTCGCACTTGACGCGACCGGCGCCATCACCGGCACCGATAGCCGCCCGGAGAATATCCGCGCCGTGGCTGAGGCATCGCTCAAGCGCCTGCGTACCGACCACATTGACCTGTTCTATCAGCACCGCGTTGACCCCAATGTGCCCATCGAAGATGTGGCCGGCACGCTCAAGGACCTGATTCAGGAAGGCAAAGTGCGTCACTACGGCCTCTCAGAGGCTGGCGCAGACACCATTCGCAAGGCCCACGCCGTGCACCCGGTGGCCGCCGTGCAAAACCAGTATTCCATCTGGACCCGTGAGCCGGAAGCTGAGGTGCTGCCGCTGTGCGAGGAACTGGGCATTGGCTTCGTGCCGTGGGGCCCGCTGGGCACCGGCTTTTTGACCGGCACCATCGACACCAACTCGAAGTTTGACGCCAGCACCGACCTGCGCGCCAACTTCCCCCGCTTCTCGCAGGAAAACATCAAGGCCAACATGCCGGTGGTGGACATGCTGCGCGCCATGGCCAAGCAGAAAAACGCCACGCCCGTCCAGATTGCCCTGGCCTGGCTCCTGGCCCAAGGCCCGTCCATCGTGCCGATTCCGGGCATGGACAAAGTCGAGTACATCGACGACAACCTCAAATCGGTGGAGCTGGAACTGACCACTGCCGACCTGCAGGAAATTGACCGTCAGCTTTCGGGCATCCAGGTGCAAGGCGAACGGCTCGACGCCGGCTTGCTGAGCATGTCCGAATAA
- a CDS encoding aldo/keto reductase, which yields MQTVVLNNGVKMPLLGFGVYQIPDAAECEASVLEAIRAGYRLIDTAAAYGNEEAVGNAIKKSGVPREELFITTKLWISDASYEAAKPAFEKSLKNLQLDYLDLYLIHQPFGDVYGAWRAMEELYQEGRIKAIGVSNFPPDRVMDFIVHQKVVPAVNQIETHPFHQQVETQQFLAENGVQIQSWGPFAEGRNNMFTNELLVSLAAKHGKSVAQIILRWLTQRGVVVIPKSVNKDRIVENFNVFDFELSAEDLAAIAKLDTGASVFFDHRDPAIVKWLGELARK from the coding sequence ATGCAGACAGTTGTTTTGAATAACGGGGTGAAGATGCCCCTGTTGGGCTTCGGCGTGTATCAGATACCCGATGCCGCCGAGTGCGAAGCCAGTGTGCTGGAAGCTATCCGGGCCGGGTACCGCCTGATTGACACCGCCGCGGCTTACGGCAACGAAGAAGCCGTGGGCAACGCCATCAAGAAAAGCGGCGTGCCGCGCGAGGAGCTGTTCATCACCACCAAGCTCTGGATTTCGGATGCGAGCTACGAAGCTGCCAAGCCAGCATTTGAGAAGTCGCTGAAAAACCTGCAGCTCGACTACCTCGATTTGTATCTCATTCACCAGCCTTTCGGCGACGTGTACGGCGCGTGGCGGGCCATGGAAGAGCTTTACCAGGAAGGGCGCATCAAGGCCATCGGGGTGAGCAACTTCCCACCCGACCGGGTCATGGACTTCATCGTGCACCAGAAGGTAGTGCCGGCAGTAAACCAGATTGAAACCCACCCCTTCCACCAGCAAGTGGAAACGCAGCAGTTTCTGGCGGAAAACGGCGTGCAGATTCAGTCCTGGGGGCCGTTTGCCGAAGGGCGCAACAACATGTTCACCAACGAGCTGCTGGTGTCGCTGGCCGCTAAACACGGCAAGAGCGTCGCCCAGATTATCCTGCGCTGGCTTACCCAGCGCGGTGTGGTGGTCATTCCCAAGTCCGTGAACAAGGACCGGATAGTCGAGAATTTCAACGTGTTCGACTTCGAGCTAAGCGCCGAGGACCTGGCAGCGATTGCCAAGCTGGACACCGGCGCCAGTGTCTTCTTCGACCACCGCGACCCGGCCATCGTGAAGTGGCTGGGCGAGCTGGCGCGCAAGTAG
- a CDS encoding nuclear transport factor 2 family protein: MKRLTHFVYLLLLLVTMDTLAQSTTETEILNLSQEKFRWKTTGKIDLVEDLFDDELVFIHLNGHFSSKKEWIQELRTKRFVYNSIDLKEASAKVYGDTAVLVGRATFKVTMGGSKGTYNLVYTEVYTKKQGKWKLVNLHTTMG, translated from the coding sequence ATGAAACGACTCACCCACTTCGTTTACCTGCTCTTACTTCTGGTCACTATGGACACGCTTGCCCAATCCACCACGGAAACCGAAATCCTCAACTTATCCCAGGAGAAATTCCGGTGGAAAACGACAGGAAAAATTGACCTGGTGGAAGACTTGTTCGACGACGAACTGGTTTTCATTCACCTCAATGGCCATTTTTCTTCCAAGAAGGAATGGATACAAGAGCTGCGGACCAAGCGGTTTGTCTACAACTCGATTGACCTGAAGGAGGCTTCGGCCAAGGTGTATGGTGATACCGCCGTGCTGGTGGGCCGCGCCACCTTCAAAGTCACCATGGGCGGTTCCAAAGGCACTTACAACCTGGTGTACACGGAAGTTTACACCAAGAAACAGGGCAAGTGGAAGCTCGTGAACCTGCACACCACGATGGGCTAA
- a CDS encoding aldo/keto reductase, with amino-acid sequence MEKRTLGTSGLEVSALGLGCMGMSYGYGPAQDKAEMIQLIRAAVERGVTFFDTAEVYGPFTNEELVGEALEPFRQQVVIATKFGFNTAVAGTGGGLNSRPENIRAVAEASLKRLRTDVIDLFYQHRVDPSVPIEDVAGAVKDLIQEGKVKHFGLSEAGVQVIRRAHAVQPVTALQSEYSLFWREPEDEIIPTLEELGIGFVPFSPLGKGFLTGKIDENTEFDKSDFRNTVPRFNPENRKANQAIVDLLTRMAQEKQATPAQVALAWLLAQKPFIAPIPGTTKLHRLEENIGGANLRLSADDLRQIGDAAAQIDVQGARYSEAGQKMINR; translated from the coding sequence ATGGAAAAGCGCACATTAGGCACCAGTGGCCTGGAAGTATCGGCCCTCGGTTTGGGCTGCATGGGCATGAGCTACGGTTACGGCCCGGCCCAGGACAAAGCAGAAATGATACAGCTGATTCGGGCCGCCGTGGAGCGCGGCGTGACGTTCTTCGACACAGCCGAAGTGTACGGCCCCTTCACCAATGAGGAACTCGTGGGCGAGGCGCTGGAGCCCTTCCGCCAGCAGGTGGTCATTGCCACCAAGTTCGGATTCAATACGGCCGTTGCCGGCACGGGCGGTGGGCTCAACAGTCGGCCGGAAAACATCCGCGCCGTGGCCGAAGCCTCACTCAAGCGGTTGCGCACCGACGTTATCGACCTGTTTTACCAGCACCGCGTGGACCCCAGCGTGCCGATTGAGGACGTGGCCGGTGCGGTGAAAGACTTGATTCAGGAGGGCAAGGTGAAACACTTCGGCTTGAGCGAAGCCGGGGTGCAAGTCATTCGCCGGGCCCACGCAGTGCAGCCGGTCACGGCGCTGCAAAGCGAGTACTCGCTGTTCTGGCGCGAGCCGGAGGACGAAATCATCCCAACCCTCGAAGAGCTGGGCATTGGCTTTGTGCCGTTCAGCCCGCTGGGCAAAGGCTTCTTGACGGGCAAGATTGACGAGAACACCGAATTTGACAAGTCGGACTTCCGCAACACGGTGCCGCGCTTCAACCCCGAGAATCGCAAGGCCAATCAGGCCATTGTGGACCTGCTGACCCGCATGGCCCAGGAAAAACAGGCCACCCCGGCACAGGTGGCCCTGGCCTGGCTGCTGGCGCAGAAGCCGTTTATCGCGCCCATTCCGGGCACTACCAAGTTGCACCGCCTCGAAGAAAACATCGGGGGTGCCAACCTCCGCCTTTCGGCCGACGACCTGCGCCAGATAGGGGACGCCGCTGCTCAGATAGATGTGCAGGGAGCCCGCTACTCGGAGGCCGGGCAGAAAATGATAAACCGCTAA
- a CDS encoding NAD(P)H-binding protein yields MKNVLILGAGGNIAKQVTALLAGEKDINLTLFVRSAGRLRSTPANARVVEGDVLNYAQLKEAVTGQDIVYANLSGDLERMAQNIVKAMEETGVKHLIFISSIEIYATPLKAVLKPYRKAADVIEASSLDYTVLRPAWFTSDNEVDFEITHKGEPERGSVISQKSLATFITQIIESPEKYARESLGINKPR; encoded by the coding sequence ATGAAAAACGTACTCATCCTTGGTGCCGGCGGCAACATTGCCAAACAGGTTACTGCCCTGCTTGCTGGCGAGAAGGATATCAACCTAACCCTGTTTGTACGCAGCGCTGGCCGCCTGCGTAGCACGCCTGCCAACGCCCGCGTGGTGGAAGGCGACGTGCTGAACTATGCGCAGCTGAAAGAAGCCGTTACGGGTCAGGACATCGTCTACGCGAACCTTTCGGGCGACCTGGAGCGCATGGCCCAAAACATCGTAAAAGCCATGGAGGAAACCGGGGTAAAGCACCTCATCTTCATCAGCTCGATTGAAATCTATGCGACGCCGCTGAAGGCTGTGCTGAAGCCCTACCGCAAAGCGGCCGACGTCATTGAAGCTTCGAGCCTGGACTACACCGTGCTGCGCCCGGCCTGGTTTACCTCCGACAACGAGGTGGACTTTGAAATCACCCACAAGGGCGAGCCGGAGCGCGGCTCGGTCATCTCGCAGAAGAGCTTGGCCACGTTCATCACCCAGATTATCGAGTCGCCCGAGAAGTACGCGCGGGAAAGCCTGGGCATCAACAAGCCCCGGTAA
- a CDS encoding Na+/H+ antiporter — protein MQSLLFEFVFLVLLILALVMLAQKLRLAYPIVLVLGGLALSFTGAFTNLEINPEVVFLIFLPPLLYEAAWQVSWKEFWKWRRVIASFAFPIVILTACIVALVSHWLIPGFTLALGFLLGGIVSPPDAISATTIMRQVKVPKVLLSVIEGESLLNDASSLIVFRFALAAVLTGQFAFSEAAGSFFLVIVLGTLIGLGVGLVFYAIHRWLPTTPSIDTVLSLVTPYCMYYAAEHFHYSGVLAVVSGGLLLSSQRNTMLTYRSRIEGVNVWTVLSFVFNGFIFLLIGLQLPTITQQLGDTSLGTAIGYGLLISLALIVTRLLCAMGASVFTRVASRFITVADANPGWKQPLVTGWAGMRGVVSLASALAIPLLTPSGQPFPFRNLILFITFVVILVTLVLQGLTLPWLIRKLRLEDRFATIPEERQELLIQKKLAQQALRSLEEKYPQDGPPNDFLHNLRARLQLDSRFLTQALDVRDDALDDTLQQYQQFYLDVLDQQRVLLQQMNQREDFDEEVIRKYLAILDLEEYKLREKQLQPVGAE, from the coding sequence ATGCAAAGCCTGCTGTTCGAATTCGTCTTTCTGGTCTTACTCATCCTGGCGCTGGTCATGCTGGCCCAGAAGCTGCGGCTGGCCTATCCCATTGTGCTGGTGCTGGGGGGCCTGGCGCTGAGCTTTACGGGGGCCTTCACCAACCTGGAGATTAACCCGGAGGTCGTGTTCCTGATTTTCCTGCCGCCGCTGCTCTACGAAGCGGCCTGGCAGGTGTCTTGGAAGGAGTTTTGGAAGTGGCGGCGGGTAATTGCCAGCTTTGCTTTCCCTATTGTCATCCTTACGGCGTGCATCGTGGCACTCGTGTCGCATTGGCTGATTCCAGGCTTTACGCTGGCGCTGGGCTTTTTGCTGGGCGGTATTGTGTCGCCGCCCGATGCCATTTCGGCCACCACCATCATGCGGCAGGTGAAAGTACCTAAGGTGCTGCTCAGCGTCATTGAGGGCGAAAGCCTGCTCAACGATGCCTCCTCGCTGATTGTGTTCCGGTTTGCGTTGGCGGCCGTGCTAACCGGGCAGTTCGCCTTCAGCGAGGCGGCCGGCAGCTTTTTCCTGGTCATTGTGTTGGGCACGCTCATCGGCCTGGGGGTCGGGCTGGTGTTTTACGCCATTCACCGCTGGCTACCGACGACTCCCAGCATCGACACGGTCCTGAGCCTGGTCACGCCCTACTGCATGTACTACGCGGCCGAACACTTCCATTACTCCGGGGTACTGGCGGTGGTCAGCGGCGGGCTACTGCTTTCCAGCCAGCGCAACACCATGCTCACCTACCGCAGCCGGATTGAGGGCGTGAACGTGTGGACGGTGCTGAGCTTTGTCTTCAACGGATTCATCTTCCTGCTCATTGGCTTGCAGTTGCCCACCATCACCCAGCAACTGGGCGACACCAGCCTGGGCACGGCCATTGGCTACGGCCTGCTCATCTCCTTGGCCCTCATTGTAACCCGGCTGCTGTGCGCCATGGGCGCGTCGGTCTTTACGCGGGTGGCCAGTCGCTTCATCACGGTGGCCGATGCCAATCCGGGCTGGAAGCAGCCGCTCGTTACGGGCTGGGCCGGCATGCGAGGGGTGGTGTCGCTGGCCTCGGCGCTGGCCATTCCCCTGCTCACGCCGTCGGGGCAGCCCTTTCCCTTCCGCAACCTGATTCTGTTCATCACCTTCGTGGTCATCCTCGTCACGCTGGTGCTGCAGGGCCTCACGCTGCCCTGGCTGATTCGCAAATTGCGCCTGGAGGACAGGTTCGCGACCATCCCGGAGGAGCGCCAGGAACTGCTGATTCAGAAAAAGCTGGCTCAGCAAGCCCTGCGCTCCCTGGAGGAAAAATACCCACAGGACGGCCCGCCGAACGACTTCTTGCATAACCTACGGGCGCGGTTGCAGCTCGACAGTCGGTTTCTCACCCAGGCCCTAGATGTAAGGGATGATGCGCTGGACGATACCCTGCAACAGTACCAGCAATTCTATCTGGACGTGTTGGACCAGCAGCGCGTCCTGCTGCAACAGATGAACCAGCGGGAGGATTTCGATGAAGAGGTTATTCGAAAGTACCTGGCCATCCTGGACCTGGAAGAATACAAGCTGCGCGAAAAGCAGCTGCAACCCGTCGGCGCGGAATAG
- a CDS encoding helix-turn-helix domain-containing protein: MDPKLAPAPSLLSTHQDLSAQELKLKGFKAYQVDTAVNPGPTYRRRDFYKVALMTSHCTVHYADRSIELNGTSLMFANPHIPYSIELHAPRLTGYSCLFTEAYMKENDRSESLHQSPLFKVGGTPIFHLSAEQAAYAQGIFQKILAEQATEYLYKGDLIRTYLQLLIHEALRMQPTESFVQHKNSASRIASLFLELLERQFPIESPEKPLSFKTAQDFAEPLAIHVNHLNRAVKEATGKSTTAHVAERVVGEAKALLHHTDWDVATIGYALGFEYASYFNIFFKKHTGLTPLAFRKAV, translated from the coding sequence ATGGACCCCAAATTAGCGCCCGCTCCCTCCTTGCTCAGCACTCATCAGGACCTGAGTGCCCAGGAACTGAAGCTGAAAGGCTTTAAAGCCTATCAGGTCGATACGGCCGTCAATCCCGGCCCGACCTATCGCCGGCGGGACTTCTACAAGGTGGCGCTGATGACCAGCCACTGCACCGTGCACTACGCCGACCGCAGCATTGAGCTGAACGGCACGAGCCTGATGTTTGCCAATCCGCATATTCCGTATTCCATCGAGCTACACGCACCGCGGTTGACCGGCTACTCCTGCCTGTTCACCGAGGCCTACATGAAGGAAAACGACCGGTCGGAAAGCTTGCACCAGTCGCCGCTGTTTAAGGTCGGGGGTACGCCCATTTTCCACCTCAGCGCGGAGCAAGCCGCCTACGCGCAGGGCATTTTTCAGAAAATCCTGGCCGAGCAGGCCACCGAGTACCTGTACAAAGGCGACTTGATTCGCACCTACCTGCAGTTGCTCATCCACGAGGCGCTGCGCATGCAGCCGACCGAAAGCTTCGTGCAGCACAAGAATTCTGCTTCCCGCATCGCCTCCCTGTTCCTGGAACTGCTGGAGCGACAATTCCCCATTGAAAGCCCGGAAAAGCCACTTTCCTTTAAAACGGCGCAGGACTTTGCCGAGCCCTTGGCCATCCACGTCAACCACCTGAACCGGGCCGTGAAGGAAGCAACCGGCAAATCCACCACCGCCCACGTTGCCGAGCGGGTTGTCGGCGAAGCCAAAGCCCTACTGCACCACACCGACTGGGACGTGGCCACCATTGGCTACGCGTTGGGCTTCGAATACGCCTCCTACTTCAACATCTTTTTTAAGAAGCACACCGGGCTTACCCCGCTGGCTTTTCGCAAGGCTGTTTGA
- a CDS encoding (2Fe-2S)-binding protein, translating into MAADLFPPADAPKPDDGSRRSFMKQAGGILGLALAPPLVGQAERLTAYSRIIEGATEFTLRVNGQAHTVRAEPRVTLLDALRERLDLTGTKKGCDHGQCGACTVHVNGQRTLSCLTLAVMAQGKEITTIEGLANGNELHPMQAAFLKHDGLQCGYCTPGQIMSGVACVKEGHAGTDDQAREWMSGNLCRCGAYPNILAAVREVAGQSSKG; encoded by the coding sequence ATGGCTGCTGACTTATTTCCTCCCGCCGACGCTCCCAAGCCCGATGATGGCTCGCGCCGCTCGTTTATGAAACAGGCCGGCGGCATCCTGGGCCTGGCCCTGGCACCGCCGCTGGTTGGACAGGCCGAGCGCCTGACGGCCTATTCCAGAATAATTGAAGGCGCCACGGAGTTCACGCTACGCGTCAACGGGCAGGCCCACACCGTGCGCGCGGAGCCTCGCGTCACGCTGCTTGATGCGCTGCGCGAGCGGCTGGATTTGACCGGGACCAAAAAGGGCTGCGACCACGGCCAGTGCGGGGCCTGCACGGTGCACGTAAATGGCCAGCGCACCCTCTCGTGCCTGACGCTGGCCGTGATGGCGCAGGGCAAGGAGATTACGACCATCGAGGGCCTAGCCAACGGCAACGAGCTGCACCCGATGCAGGCGGCCTTTCTGAAGCACGACGGCCTGCAGTGCGGCTACTGTACGCCCGGCCAGATTATGTCGGGCGTGGCCTGCGTGAAGGAAGGCCACGCTGGTACCGACGACCAGGCCCGCGAGTGGATGAGCGGCAACCTCTGCCGCTGCGGCGCTTATCCTAATATCCTGGCCGCGGTGCGCGAAGTAGCCGGTCAATCTTCAAAAGGCTAA